Proteins encoded together in one Dasypus novemcinctus isolate mDasNov1 chromosome 9, mDasNov1.1.hap2, whole genome shotgun sequence window:
- the GNL2 gene encoding nucleolar GTP-binding protein 2 has protein sequence MVKPKYKGRSTINPSKASTNPDRVQGAGGQNMRDRATIRRLNMYRQKERRNSRGKVIKPLQYQSTVASGTVARVEPNIKWFGNTRVIKQSSLQKFQEEMDTVMKDPYKVVMKQSKLPMSLLHDRIRPHNSKVHILDTESFETTFGPKSQRKRPNLFVSDMQSLIENAETSSESYDQGKDRDLVTEDTGVRNEAQEEIYKKGQSKRIWGELYKVIDSSDVVVQVLDARDPIGTRSPHIETYLKKEKPWKHLIFVLNKCDLVPAWATKRWVAVLSQDYPTLAFHASITNPFGKGAFIQLLRQFGKLHTDKKQISVGFIGYPNVGKSSVINTLRSKKVCNVAPIAGETKVWQYITLMRRIFLIDCPGVVYPSEDSETDIVLKGVVQVEKIKTPEDHIGAVLERAKPEYVSKTYKIDSWENAEDFLEKLAFRTGKLLKGGEPDLQTVGKMVLNDWQRGRIPFFVKPPNAEPAAAPQLPSSSSLEVATETVQNNLGEENTETVGEESVSVTEKQKGENHCDTNLEMQQILARVRQNFGKINVVPQFSGDDLIPVEMSDIDEELENLSAEEEEEEEQKPQGGDEEESCQESQEEHVENDTKAVIKALDEKIAKYQKFLSKAKAKKFSAVRISKGLSEKVFAKAEEQEDIEEDKVPTKKGKKRKAQREEEEHPNETRRTLTSKERRRAARQQQSRKVGVRYYDTHNVKNRNRNRKKTNDSEGQKHKHKKFKHSQ, from the exons ATGGTGAAGCCTAAGTACAAAGGACGGAGCACCATCAACCCCTCCAAGGCCAGCACAAACCCCG ATCGAGTGCAAGGAGCAGGAGGCCAAAACATGAGGGACCGGGCCACAATCCGCCGCCTGAATATGTACAGGCAGAAGGAGCGCAG GAACAGTCGTGGTAAAGTGATTAAGCCCCTGCAATACCAATCAACAGTGGCTTCTGGCACAGTGGCAAGAGTGGAGCCGAATATTAAGTGGTTTG GCAACACACGTGTGATTAAGCAGTCATCGTTACAAAAATTTCAAGAGGAAATGGATACAGTTATGAAGGATCCATACAAAGTTGTCATGAAGCAAAGCAAGTTACCAATGTCCCTTCTCCATGATCGAATCCGGCCTCAT aATTCAAAAGTGCACATTCTTGATACTGAAAGTTTTGAAACTACATTTGGCCCTAAGTCACAGAGGAAGCGACCAAATTTATTTGTGAGTGATATGCAGTCTCTTATAGAAAATGCTGAAACGTCATCTGAGAGTTACGACCAGGGCAAGGATCGTGATTTGGTGACTGAAGACACTGGTGTGAG AAATGAAGCCCAAGAGGAGATATATAAAAAGGGGCAGTCTAAAAGAATATGGGGTGAGCTCTACAAG GTGATAGATTCATCAGATGTTGTAGTTCAAGTTCTTGATGCTAGAGATCCAATAGGTACCCGTTCCCCTCACATCGAGACTTacttgaaaaaggaaaaacccTGGAAGCATCTCATTTTTGTTCTTAACAAATGTGACCTTGTTCCAGCCTGGGCAACA aaaCGTTGGGTTGCTGTCCTCTCCCAGGATTATCCAACACTTGCTTTCCATGCAAGTATTACTAACCCCTTTGGCAAAGGAGCATTTATTCAGCTTTTACGGCAGTTTGGAAAG TTGCACACTGACAAGAAACAGATCAGTGTTGGGTTCATTGGCTATCCAAATGTTGGCAAGAGCTCTGTGATAAACACATTGCGTTCCAAGAAAGTTTGCAACGTGGCCCCTATTGCAGGTGAAACGAAG GTCTGGCAGTATATTACACTGATGCGTCGGATATTCCTCATTGATTGTCCAGGTGTGGTTTACCCCTCAGAGGACTCGGAGACAGACATTGTGCTGAAAGGAGTT GTTCAAGTTGAAAAAATTAAGACTCCTGAAGACCACATTGGTGCGGTACTTGAACGGGCAAAGCCGGAGTATGTCAGTAAGACATACAAGATTGATTCTTGGGAGAATGCTGAGGATTTTCTTGAGAAGCTAGCTTTCCGGACTGGGAAGTTATTAAAG GGTGGAGAGCCAGACTTGCAGACTGTGGGTAAGATGGTCCTCAATGACTGGCAGAGGGGCCGGATTCCTTTCTTCGTCAAGCCACCCAATGCAGAGCCTGCTGCAGCGCCCCAG CTTCCATCCTCCTCATCTCTGGAAGTTGCCACAGAAACAGTCCAGAACAACCTAGGAGAGGAAAACACCGAAACTGTAGGTGAAGAGTCAGTGTCTGTCACTGAAAAGCAAAAAGGAGAGAACCACTGTGACACCAACTTAGAAATGCAACAGATTCTTGCACGTGTCCGACAGAACTTTGGCAAAATCAAtgttgtgcctcagttttctggGGATGACTTGATTCCTGTGGAGATGTCAGATATTGATGAGGAGCTTGAGAACCTTTCtgcagaggaggaagaggaagaagaacaaaagCCGCAAGGAGGTGATGAGGAAGAGTCTTGCCAGGAGTCCCAGGAAGAACATGTGGAAAACGACACCAAAGCCGTTATTAAAGCCCTGGATGAAAAGATTGCTAAGTACCAGAAGTTTTTAAGCAAAGCCAAAGCTAAAAAGTTTTCAGCAGTCAG AATATCTAAGGGGCTAAGTGAAAAAGTCTTTGCAAAAGCTGAAGAACAAGAAGATATAGAAGAAGATAAAG TACCTAccaagaagggaaagaagagaaaggcaCAGCGAGAAGAGGAGGAACATCCAAATGAAACTCGCAGGACGCTCACATCTAAGGAA CGGAGGCGAGCAGCTCGGCAGCAACAATCTAGAAAAGTTGGTGTACGCTACTATGACACACACAATGTGAAAAACAGGaacaggaacagaaagaagaccAATGACTCAGAGGGacagaaacacaaacacaaaaaattcaaacattctcagtaa